Proteins encoded together in one Macadamia integrifolia cultivar HAES 741 chromosome 8, SCU_Mint_v3, whole genome shotgun sequence window:
- the LOC122087089 gene encoding casein kinase II subunit beta-1-like yields MYRDRGGVGSKSEIGPIDRKRINDALDKVLEKSSPSTSKGLNGKEKDSRLSVPSTSSGKQPPDHRDSRSVSLSKNKCSDEESETDSEESDVSGSDGDDTSWISWFCNLRGNEFFCEVDDEYIQDDFNLCGLSSQVPYYDYALDLILDVESSHGDMFTEEQNELVESAAEMLYGLIHVRYILTSKGMAAMLEKYKTYDFGRCPRVYCCGQPCLPVGQSDIPRSSTVKIYCPKCEDIYYPRSKYQGNIDGAYFGTTFPHLFLMTYGHLKPQKPSQSYVPRIFGFKIHKP; encoded by the exons ATGTATAGAGATCGAGGCGGAGTCGGATCGAAGTCGGAGATCGGTCCTATCGACCGTAAGCGGATTAATGATGCCTTAGACAAGGTTCTGGAGAAATCGTCTCCTTCGACTTCTAAGGGTTTGAACGGCAAGGAGAAGGATAGTAGGTTGTCTGTCCCGTCCACCTCATCTGGTAAACAGCCACCTGATCATAGGGATTCTCGTTCTGTGTCTCTCTCGAAGAACAAGTGCTCTGACG AGGAATCTGAAACAGACAGTGAAGAATCTGACGTTAGTGGTTCTGATGGTGATGATACATCTTGGATCTCATGGTTTTGCAATCTGCGAGGGAATGAATTCTTCTGTGAAGTTGATGATGAGTACATCCAAGATGATTTTAACCTTTGTGGGTTAAGTAGCCAAGTTCCTTACTACGATTATGCACTTGATCTGATTTTGGATGTTGAATCTTCTCATG GTGATATGTTCACCGAGGAACAAAATGAATTGGTTGAATCAGCTGCAGAGATGCTTTATGGGCTGATCCATGTTCGGTACATATTAACTAGCAAAGGAATGGCTGCAATG TTGGAGAAATACAAGACGTATGACTTCGGGAGATGCCCCAGAGTGTACTGCTGTGGACAACCCTGTCTTCCTGTTGGCCAATCAGATATTCCTCGATCAAGTACTGTTAAAATTTACTGTCCAAAATGTGAAGATATCTATTATCCACGGTCAAAATACCAAGGCA ACATTGATGGAGCTTATTTTGGAACTACATTTCCTCACCTGTTCTTGATGACCTATGGGCACCTCAAGCCGCAAAAGCCGTCGCAGAGCTATGTTCCAAGAATATTTGGATTCAAAATCCACAAGCCATGA